TAGCCGGCGGGCGCGGGCTGCTGCGGGTAGGCCGGCTGGCCCGGCGTGGGAGGCGCGTACTGGGCCATCGTTGCGACTCCCTCCTGCCGCGGGCCGCGACGGGGCCGCCCGCGCTCTCTTGAGCGCGAGCATACCGCAGCGGGGCTCCGGCCGCCTCGTGTGGGATACTCACAGGTGAAGGCGAGAACCGGTCCGGAGGCGACGCAACGGCATGCCAGCGAGGAACGACAGGCGCCCCACCTGCGACGACGCGCGGCGCGGCGCGGTGTGCCTCGACGACCCGTCGCTCTACCTGAACCGCGAGCTGTCGCTCCTGCGGTTCCAGGAGCGCGTCCTCGAGGAGGTCGTCGACGCGCGCAATCCGTTGCTCGAGCGCGTGAAGTATCTCGCGATCCTCTCGTCGAACCTCTCCGAGTTCTACATGGTGCGCATCGCGGCCCTGAAACAGCAGGTCCGCGCCGCGGTCGCGGAGCTGTCGGCGGACGGCCAGACGCCCTCCGAGCAGCTCGCCGGCGCGCGGGAGGCCGCGCGCGACCTGCTGGCCCGCGGGCGCGTGGCGTACCGCGGCATCCGGCGCGATCTCGCCGCCGAGGGCATCCACCTGCACGACTACGGCGACCTCGACGAAGGGCAGCTCGCCGCCGCGGACCGCTACTTCGACAAGACGGTCTTCCCCGTGCTTACTCCGCTGGCATTCGATCCCGGCCGCCCGTTCCCGCACATCTCCACCGGGTCGCTGAACCTCGCGGTGCTCGTGAAGACCAAGGCGGGCGAGGACCGCTTCGCGCGCGTGAAGGTGCCGAAGTCGATCCCGCGGCTCGTCGAGGTCTGCGCGCCCGCCACCAACGGCTCCGAGAGCGACGCGTCCGCGCGCGAGCATCACTTCGTGTGGCTGGAGCAGCTGATCGCCGCGCATCTCGCCGCCCTGTTCCCGGGACTCGAGGTCGTCGAGGCGCATCCGTTCGCCATCACGCGCGATGCCGAGTTCACCATCCAGGAGATGGAGGCCGACGACCTCCTCGAGACGATCGAGGAGGGCGTGCGCCGCCGCCGGTTCGGCTCTGTCGTGCGCGTGACGATGACCGAGTCCATGCCGAAGTACCTGCGGCGCATCCTGATCGAGAACCTGCAGGTGGCGCCGGAGGACGTGGTCATCATGGCGCCGCCGCTGCGGGCGAGCGACCTGTTCGAGCTGATGAAGCTCGACCGCCCGGACCTGATGTACCCGGCGTTCGTGCCGGCGCTGCCCGCCGAGATCGACGAGCTGCGGACGACTGACATGTTCGCGGTGGTGCGCGACCACGACTTGCTGCTCCACCGGCCATACGAGTCGTTCGGGCCGGTGGTCCGCATGGTGTGGCAGGCGGCTCGCGACCCCGACGTCCTCGCGATCAAGGCGACGCTGTACCGGGTCGGGCGCGATGCGCCGATCGTGGACGCCATGAGGCATGCCGCGGCGGCCGGCAAGGAGGTCACCGCGCTCGTCGAACTCAAGGCCAGGTTCGACGAGGAGTCCAACATCGAGTGGGCCCGCGCGCTCGAGGCGGAGGGCGTGCACGTGGTCTACGGCCTGCTGGGGCTGAAGACCCACAGCAAGCTGCTGCTGATCGTGCGCAAGGAGGGCAAGCGCATCCGCCGCTACCTGCACATCGGCACGGGCAACTACAACGTGGTCACCGCGACCCAGTACACCGACCTCGACCTGCTGACCTGCGACGACGAGATGGCCGCGGACGCCTCGCGCGTGTTCAACTACCTGACCGGCTATGCCGAGGACAGCCGCTACAAGCGCTTTCTCGTGGCGCCGTTCGGGCTGCGCGCGGGCATCGAGGCGCTCGTGCGCCGCGAGATCGAGCACGCCAAGGCCGGGCGGGGCGGGCGGATGGTGCTGAAGTTCAACTCGCTCGTCGACCGGGGGATGGTGCGGCTGCTGTACGAGGCGTCCCAGGCCGGCGTCGAGATCGACCTGCTCGTGCGCGGGATGTGCGTCCTGCGCCCGGGTGTTCCCGGCGTGAGCGAGAACATCCGCGTGACCAGCGTCGTCGGCCGGTTCCTCGAGCACACGCGCATCTTCCACTTCGAGAACGCGGGCGAGCCGGTCTGCCTCATCGGGTCCGCCGACCTGATGGGCCGCAACCTCGACCGGCGTGTCGAGATCCTCGCCCCGGTGCTCGACCCGGTCCTCGTGGCGCGTCTGCGTGACGAGGTCCTCTCGACCTACCTGGCGGACACGGAGAAGTGCCGCGTGATGCACGCGGACGGCACCTACGCGCGCCGCCACGTCCACGGCGCGCGCGCCGTGGACGCCCAGGAGCGGCTGCTCGAGGGCCGCCCGGTGCGCCGGCGCAGCAGGCGGTAGGGGCCCGTCGCTCCGATCCGTGGGTCAGCGCGGGCGCAGGCGCCTCGCGCACACCTGCGCGCCGCACGACGCGCACGAGCCCGAGCACTCGTCGACGGGCGTGCCGCACGCTTCGCAGACGACCGCATCCTCCGGCAGGCGCATCCCGCACGCATTGCAGGCGGGCGGGCGGGAGCCTCCGGGAGTGTCGTCGTCGGCCCAGGTGTCCGCGAACAGGATGTCCGCACCGTCAACCTGGTAGCGCTCGTGTCGGGCCGCGGGCGTCACGGCCGAGTCACTCGGCTGCCGTGGCATGCGTGACGAACCACGCCATCGTGCCGCTCGCGGGGTCGATCGTCGTGAGGTCGACCGCCGCGCACGCACCCTTCTTGTAGTGCACCCGCTGGCCGGTCACCTCCTCGAGGACGTCGCCCACCGTCGGCTGGTGACCGACGATGAGGACCTCGGAGGCGCCGGCTGCGTCGGCCTCGTCGAGCACCGACGGCAGCGTGCGCGCGCTGAAGCCGTACGCCACCCGGTCGACGAGGACCACGGGAAGGTCGAACGCCTCGGCGGCGATGCGGGCCGTCTGCTCGGTGCGAGCCGCCGGGCTGGCGATGATGACGTCGGGCGCTGCGCCGCGGCGCTGCATCTCGGCGATCACGCGTGCCGCTCCCGCGACGCCTCGGGGGGTCAGCGGGCGCGTGGAGTCGTCGCCCGTCCACTCGAAGTGGTCGACCGCGGTCCCGTGGCGCATCAGGTAGACGCGCACGTCACGCGCCCCCGCACTCGGCGGCCGCGTCCTCGAGCGCCTCGTCTGCGGCGCGGATGCGGTCGCTCATCTTCATGAGGATGCGCCAGACGACGGGGTCCTTGATCAGTGACATGAAGGTGGGACGGTCGAGCACCTCGACCTCGGTGTCGCCGACCGCCACGGCGGTCGCGGCGCGCGAGCCCGGCACGAACAGCGCCATCTCTCCGAAGAAGTCGTCCGGCCCCAACACGGCGAGCGCGACCTCATCGCCGTCGTGGGTGCGGAAGATGCGGACCCTTCCCGACCGGATGACGTACATGTCGGCGGCGGCGTCGCCCTGCGAGAAGACGACGTCACCGTCTCGGAAGGTCATGCAGACGCCGCTCAGCATGCGCGCTCGCCCCCGTCTCGTCCGTGAACGCCCGCCGCTAGTGTAGCGCGCCCGTCCGACAGCGCGGCCGCCGTCAGCGTCCGTACGTGCCCTCCAGGACGCAGGTGGCCAGCGCGTGGCCTTCGATGGCGGCGAGCACGTCGTCGAGGACCGCCTCGTCGTCCACGTCGAGCTTCGCGACGTCGAGTGCGTACACGGTGAAGCGGTATGTGTGCGTCCCGCTGCCGGGGGGTGGCTGTGGGCCGCCCCAGCCGCGCTCTCCGAAGCCGTTGAGCAGTTCACGGGCGGCGTCGGGCATCGCGCCGCCGGATGCGCCGGCGGGAAGCTGGGTCATGCCCGGCGGTATGTCCACGACCATCCAGTGCACCCACTCGTGCGCGATCGGCGCGAGGTCCACGCACACGAGCACGTACGACATGGTCTCTCGGGGCCGCCCCTCCCATGACAGCGCGGGCGACCGGTTGCCCTGCGTCTTCGCGCTGGCGGCCGGCAGAGTGGCGCCATCGGCGAACTGGGTCGATGTCAGTCGCATGTCCCCCGGTCCCTTCGCGTCATCCGTCGGCCCGGTCGCACAGGCGCATCCCGCGAGCAGCGCCGCGGTCAGGGCGCACGCTGTCGCCGGTACGATCATGTCCGTGCAGCGCATGGTGACATCCTTCCCCGTGGGCGGCGCGGGCATCAACAGTCTGCCACGCTATACTCGCATCTCACAGACGCCCGCGGTCGGGTCCCGGGCGACGGCATGCCGTGAACCTGGTCAGGTCCGGAAGGA
The sequence above is drawn from the Actinomycetota bacterium genome and encodes:
- the ppk1 gene encoding polyphosphate kinase 1, producing the protein MPARNDRRPTCDDARRGAVCLDDPSLYLNRELSLLRFQERVLEEVVDARNPLLERVKYLAILSSNLSEFYMVRIAALKQQVRAAVAELSADGQTPSEQLAGAREAARDLLARGRVAYRGIRRDLAAEGIHLHDYGDLDEGQLAAADRYFDKTVFPVLTPLAFDPGRPFPHISTGSLNLAVLVKTKAGEDRFARVKVPKSIPRLVEVCAPATNGSESDASAREHHFVWLEQLIAAHLAALFPGLEVVEAHPFAITRDAEFTIQEMEADDLLETIEEGVRRRRFGSVVRVTMTESMPKYLRRILIENLQVAPEDVVIMAPPLRASDLFELMKLDRPDLMYPAFVPALPAEIDELRTTDMFAVVRDHDLLLHRPYESFGPVVRMVWQAARDPDVLAIKATLYRVGRDAPIVDAMRHAAAAGKEVTALVELKARFDEESNIEWARALEAEGVHVVYGLLGLKTHSKLLLIVRKEGKRIRRYLHIGTGNYNVVTATQYTDLDLLTCDDEMAADASRVFNYLTGYAEDSRYKRFLVAPFGLRAGIEALVRREIEHAKAGRGGRMVLKFNSLVDRGMVRLLYEASQAGVEIDLLVRGMCVLRPGVPGVSENIRVTSVVGRFLEHTRIFHFENAGEPVCLIGSADLMGRNLDRRVEILAPVLDPVLVARLRDEVLSTYLADTEKCRVMHADGTYARRHVHGARAVDAQERLLEGRPVRRRSRR
- a CDS encoding cyclic nucleotide-binding domain-containing protein codes for the protein MLSGVCMTFRDGDVVFSQGDAAADMYVIRSGRVRIFRTHDGDEVALAVLGPDDFFGEMALFVPGSRAATAVAVGDTEVEVLDRPTFMSLIKDPVVWRILMKMSDRIRAADEALEDAAAECGGA
- a CDS encoding YbhB/YbcL family Raf kinase inhibitor-like protein — its product is MPAPPTGKDVTMRCTDMIVPATACALTAALLAGCACATGPTDDAKGPGDMRLTSTQFADGATLPAASAKTQGNRSPALSWEGRPRETMSYVLVCVDLAPIAHEWVHWMVVDIPPGMTQLPAGASGGAMPDAARELLNGFGERGWGGPQPPPGSGTHTYRFTVYALDVAKLDVDDEAVLDDVLAAIEGHALATCVLEGTYGR